In Nostoc sp. GT001, a genomic segment contains:
- a CDS encoding GAF domain-containing protein encodes MTSNPEQDLPLCSDEESLLRRITNRIRRSLELEEIITVTTAEVRSLLKTDRVMIYKFHPDGSGQVIAESINKNCLPSLLGLNFPYDDIPSDARELFIKSRVRSVVNVETKEIGQIHLCDLDNGETISEEIHYRPVDPCHIEYLTAMGVKSSVVAPILYQEQLWGLLVSHNSEARLISEYELEAIQMVVEQLSIAIAQSTLHTQVRKTAEREAIVNRIATLLHSLPTIVLQPALEAAVAAFDGVGGRLCIRNEALDFHNGNVTSLTECLIPGNTCIKLYICGQQPVMPEQTIYPLIEQYSVWQEYYKSSKYDVWAISDIYNTPGLRSLQVAFQPTKIRSVLMIPLQYRQQLLGYLSIFRNEVDIETLWAGQHESDQRQLYPRRSFEVWRESKTAQAQKWTIEEIELARNLGKHFASAIQQYELYQQVQTFNENLEKQVRRRTAELQRTAEQEQAVFKVIAEIRESLDTNTIFQTTTKEVCQLIKADRVSVYRFDSSWGGEFVGDFEAASPYWSNESELGINTIWNDTYLQDTEGGRYRHNETFAVDDIYKMGFTQCHIDNLEQFQIHAFVLAPIFVGQKLWGLLATYQHTGPRQWKTSEVNFLSQIAAQMGVALQQADLLTQTQQQTLDLQQAAEQQRVLFEVVAKVRESLDLDAIFQTTTQEICKSLQADRVAVYRFEADWSGEYIAEFVGDSWIKLVNSNTNTVWQDSYLQETQGGRYRHNETFAVDDIYEVGHSQCHVAVLEQIQARAYAIAPIFIGQQLWGLLAAYQNSAPRHWEASEIKFITQIANQLGVALQQAQLHNQTKEQTQKLAQALHDLQQTQTQLIQTEKMSSLGQLVAGVAHEINNPVNFIYGNINHVNDYTKDLLGILDLYLQNAPNPSSEIRDRALDIDLEFIIEDLPKTLSSMKIGVDRIRQIVLGLRNFSRLDEAEKKPVDIHEGIDSTLLILQHRLKAKPESPAIQLVKEYTNLPLVECYAGPLNQVFMNVLSNAIDALEDYTQSQSKSHSSQITIRTALGELEGNIKSVVVRIADNGPGIPEAFRARICDPFFTTKPVGKGTGLGLSISYQIIVDKHGGVLKCDSQPGLGTEFWIEIPIKQIRH; translated from the coding sequence ATGACCTCTAATCCTGAACAAGATTTGCCCTTATGTAGCGATGAAGAAAGTTTACTACGCCGCATTACAAACCGTATCCGACGCAGCTTAGAGTTAGAAGAAATTATCACAGTGACAACAGCAGAAGTGCGATCGCTATTAAAAACTGATCGAGTGATGATTTACAAATTTCATCCCGATGGTAGTGGTCAAGTGATAGCTGAATCGATTAATAAAAATTGTTTGCCGTCGCTACTGGGGTTAAATTTTCCCTACGATGACATCCCATCCGATGCCCGTGAACTATTTATCAAATCACGGGTGCGTTCTGTTGTGAATGTTGAGACTAAAGAGATTGGTCAAATTCACCTGTGTGACTTGGATAATGGAGAAACTATCTCAGAGGAGATCCATTACCGCCCTGTAGACCCATGCCATATTGAATATTTGACGGCAATGGGGGTAAAATCTTCTGTAGTAGCGCCTATTCTCTATCAAGAGCAACTTTGGGGGTTGCTAGTTTCTCATAATTCTGAAGCGCGTTTGATTTCAGAATATGAGCTAGAAGCAATACAAATGGTAGTCGAGCAGCTGTCAATAGCGATCGCTCAAAGTACCCTTCACACTCAAGTTCGCAAAACAGCCGAACGAGAAGCGATCGTTAACCGCATTGCTACCCTACTACATTCACTACCAACAATTGTCTTACAGCCAGCCCTAGAAGCGGCTGTTGCTGCCTTTGACGGTGTTGGTGGCAGGCTTTGCATTAGAAATGAAGCTCTTGATTTCCACAATGGCAACGTCACCAGCTTAACAGAATGCTTAATACCAGGAAATACTTGTATCAAGCTTTATATCTGTGGACAGCAACCTGTAATGCCAGAACAAACTATATATCCACTGATCGAGCAGTATAGTGTCTGGCAAGAATACTACAAGTCTAGTAAATACGATGTTTGGGCGATTTCAGATATATATAACACTCCTGGCTTGCGAAGTTTACAAGTCGCTTTTCAACCAACTAAAATTCGCAGCGTGTTGATGATCCCACTCCAGTATCGTCAGCAGTTGTTGGGCTACTTAAGTATTTTCCGCAATGAAGTAGACATAGAAACTTTATGGGCGGGGCAGCATGAGAGCGATCAAAGACAACTGTACCCCCGACGATCTTTTGAGGTTTGGCGCGAATCTAAAACAGCACAAGCTCAAAAATGGACAATTGAAGAGATTGAACTGGCTAGAAACCTTGGTAAACATTTTGCTTCAGCAATCCAGCAGTATGAATTGTACCAACAAGTGCAAACCTTCAATGAAAATTTAGAAAAACAAGTTAGAAGACGCACCGCTGAGTTACAACGCACAGCTGAACAAGAACAAGCTGTGTTTAAAGTTATTGCTGAGATTCGAGAATCTTTAGACACAAATACGATTTTTCAGACGACAACTAAAGAAGTTTGTCAATTAATCAAAGCCGATCGCGTTTCTGTTTATCGTTTCGATTCTAGTTGGGGTGGTGAATTTGTCGGGGATTTCGAGGCTGCTAGTCCATACTGGTCGAATGAGTCGGAACTGGGTATTAATACAATTTGGAATGACACCTATTTACAAGATACAGAAGGAGGACGTTACCGCCACAATGAAACATTTGCAGTCGATGACATTTACAAGATGGGGTTTACTCAGTGTCATATCGACAATCTAGAGCAGTTTCAAATTCACGCTTTTGTGCTTGCGCCGATTTTTGTTGGGCAAAAACTTTGGGGTTTGCTGGCAACTTATCAACACACTGGCCCCCGGCAATGGAAAACTTCTGAAGTCAATTTTCTCAGTCAGATTGCGGCTCAAATGGGCGTAGCACTTCAGCAAGCTGATTTACTCACTCAGACACAACAGCAGACATTAGATTTGCAACAAGCAGCAGAACAACAACGGGTATTGTTTGAAGTTGTGGCGAAAGTTAGGGAATCTCTCGATCTAGATGCGATTTTTCAGACAACTACTCAAGAAATTTGTAAATCATTACAAGCAGATCGAGTTGCAGTCTACCGATTCGAGGCTGATTGGAGTGGTGAATATATCGCCGAGTTTGTGGGTGATAGTTGGATAAAGTTAGTAAATTCTAATACTAATACAGTTTGGCAAGATAGCTATTTACAGGAAACCCAAGGTGGGCGATATCGTCACAATGAAACCTTTGCAGTTGATGATATCTATGAAGTTGGCCACTCTCAATGCCACGTTGCAGTTTTAGAGCAAATTCAAGCAAGAGCTTATGCGATCGCACCTATATTTATCGGGCAACAGCTATGGGGCTTATTAGCAGCTTACCAGAATTCTGCACCCCGCCATTGGGAAGCTTCGGAAATTAAGTTTATTACTCAAATTGCCAATCAGCTTGGGGTTGCACTCCAACAAGCGCAATTACATAATCAAACCAAAGAGCAGACTCAAAAGCTGGCTCAAGCTTTGCATGATTTACAGCAAACTCAAACCCAACTGATCCAAACTGAGAAAATGTCCTCATTAGGTCAATTGGTAGCTGGTGTAGCTCACGAAATTAATAACCCGGTGAACTTCATTTATGGCAACATCAATCATGTCAACGATTACACTAAAGATTTACTTGGTATATTAGACCTCTATTTGCAAAATGCTCCCAACCCTAGCTCTGAGATTCGCGATCGCGCACTTGATATCGACTTAGAATTTATCATTGAGGATTTGCCCAAAACTCTATCTTCCATGAAAATTGGGGTCGATCGCATCCGGCAGATTGTCTTGGGTTTACGGAATTTCTCTCGCCTTGACGAAGCAGAAAAAAAACCAGTTGATATTCATGAGGGTATTGATAGCACCTTGCTAATTTTGCAGCATCGCTTGAAAGCAAAACCAGAAAGTCCAGCGATTCAATTAGTCAAAGAATATACTAACCTTCCTTTAGTAGAGTGTTATGCTGGGCCGCTAAATCAGGTATTTATGAATGTTTTAAGCAATGCGATCGATGCTTTAGAAGATTACACGCAATCTCAATCAAAATCTCATAGCAGTCAAATTACTATCCGTACTGCTCTTGGAGAACTTGAAGGCAATATCAAGAGCGTAGTAGTTCGCATTGCAGACAATGGGCCAGGAATACCCGAAGCTTTCAGAGCAAGAATTTGCGATCCATTTTTCACAACTAAGCCAGTGGGAAAAGGCACTGGCTTGGGTTTATCAATTAGTTACCAGATTATTGTAGATAAACATGGTGGTGTGTTGAAATGTGATTCTCAGCCGGGGTTAGGTACAGAATTTTGGATTGAAATTCCGATTAAACAAATTCGTCATTAG